In Candidatus Bipolaricaulota bacterium, the following proteins share a genomic window:
- the pyk gene encoding pyruvate kinase: MISSSATAARTKIVATIGPACRNEEVLRGLIRAGMDVARLNMSHGTHAEHAADITAIRRLAAEAGAPVAIIADLQGPKLRIGALDPDPLVLMDGMLASSPGPGEISLPHPELIAGVHPGDRLLLDDGEIELRVEDKGPGRLVCRVIAGGLLYSHKGIAAPGGTGLLDALTEKDRNDARFALEHGVDYLALSFVRAAADIRALRELVEETTGDRNAVGIIAKIEKREALDNFDAILEESDAVMVARGDLGVEISVEEVPLVQKKIIRRCNRAGIPVITATQMLQSMVTAPRPTRAEASDVANAILDGTDAVMLSGETAVGRYPVRAVEVMDRIARIVEPRLYPRSDDDFERLPHRHPITDAISDATARIADELAARLIVTSTFSGYTARQVARERPRVPIVALTPSAATCRRLTLVWGVQPIQVPEYGNTDEMLKLVRKTLLDRGLAEKDDLVVVTGGLPIGGGGKTNFLKVHRL; this comes from the coding sequence ATGATTTCCTCGAGTGCAACTGCTGCGCGTACGAAGATTGTCGCCACCATCGGGCCGGCGTGCCGGAACGAGGAGGTCCTGCGCGGCCTGATTCGCGCCGGGATGGATGTGGCCCGACTCAACATGTCCCATGGGACCCACGCCGAACACGCTGCCGACATCACGGCGATCCGCAGGCTCGCGGCCGAGGCGGGAGCCCCCGTGGCGATCATCGCCGACTTGCAGGGGCCAAAGCTGCGAATCGGTGCACTCGATCCCGACCCGCTTGTCCTCATGGATGGGATGCTCGCGTCTTCCCCCGGCCCCGGCGAGATTTCCCTCCCCCATCCCGAGCTGATCGCCGGGGTGCATCCCGGGGACAGGCTCCTCCTCGACGATGGAGAGATAGAATTGCGGGTGGAGGATAAGGGCCCCGGGCGGCTCGTCTGTCGGGTGATCGCCGGGGGGCTGCTCTACTCTCACAAGGGGATAGCCGCTCCGGGGGGAACCGGGTTATTGGATGCGCTTACGGAGAAGGACCGGAATGACGCCCGGTTCGCACTCGAACACGGGGTCGACTACCTCGCGTTGTCGTTCGTCCGGGCTGCCGCTGACATCCGGGCGCTGCGGGAGCTGGTGGAGGAGACGACCGGGGATAGGAACGCGGTTGGGATCATCGCTAAGATTGAGAAACGGGAGGCGCTCGACAACTTCGACGCCATCCTGGAGGAGAGCGATGCGGTGATGGTCGCCCGCGGCGATCTCGGGGTGGAGATCTCGGTGGAGGAGGTCCCTCTCGTCCAGAAAAAAATCATTCGCCGGTGCAACCGAGCCGGGATTCCGGTGATCACTGCGACGCAGATGCTACAATCGATGGTTACGGCACCCCGCCCGACAAGAGCGGAGGCGAGCGACGTTGCAAATGCGATCCTCGACGGGACGGACGCGGTGATGTTGTCCGGCGAGACGGCGGTCGGACGCTACCCGGTCAGGGCGGTGGAGGTGATGGACCGGATCGCGCGAATCGTCGAACCGCGGCTCTACCCCCGTTCTGACGATGACTTTGAACGGCTTCCCCATCGGCACCCGATCACCGACGCAATCAGCGACGCCACTGCCCGGATTGCCGACGAGCTCGCCGCTCGCCTGATCGTCACCTCCACGTTTAGCGGGTATACCGCCCGTCAGGTGGCGCGGGAGCGACCGCGCGTACCGATCGTGGCTCTTACTCCATCTGCTGCGACGTGCCGGAGGCTAACCTTGGTATGGGGAGTGCAACCGATCCAGGTTCCTGAATACGGCAATACTGATGAGATGCTGAAGCTGGTCCGGAAGACGCTCCTCGACCGCGGACTGGCGGAGAAGGATGACCTGGTCGTGGTTACCGGTGGCCTCCCGATCGGGGGTGGGGGAAAGACCAACTTCCTCAAAGTCCACCGTCTGTAA